The following are from one region of the Salmo trutta chromosome 22, fSalTru1.1, whole genome shotgun sequence genome:
- the LOC115158836 gene encoding torsin-1A-interacting protein 2 isoform X2 yields the protein MDPEILQNNSAQPARRSTRQSMKVTLELTPRGPLKRKREENKIPSTPVNGSMEDDESPGKKTKSEIGVAGDGSCDEDKMDVQETTGDEDLDSEQNEDQEMSAEEDSSHHNVTQHKRPFDKTLMGKMNVNVPKTVGVGSQEIVDPRLYLLSRSSIHTTEELKTDLFKTKRMETSRRAASGTKPATQLRPLENRPEVLTYKTSSMAEYREKMQRKDKITGLPSANHHSMRSYPTSEESYTSSCRVNNIPTRKQTTKLRKQDIKKSAVIKAIPGKAFGGCMWKLCQALVLLVSGVLGLLAYQHLPLPRRPSGGGDHPAWPVREGKFVSQLSALEALFPGQRSELWRRSRIHLERHLQTARPTEPVSLMLTAGRRGEKTLHCLALRLASAFSSALNASSVHIDGASKSGQDSDQVKLDIDTQLGRAFEGDQPVAVIHRFEELPPGSTIIFYRYCDHENAAYKEVFLLFTVLLPEEDLGKELSLNEVEERVQDYITDTFVESNSSDKPGSFNQMDRDKLSGLWSRISHLVLPVAVEESIEQGGCMD from the exons ATGGATCCTGAGATTTTACAAAACAACTCTGCTCAACCAGCGAGGAGGTCGACAAGACAATCGATGAAAG TTACTTTAGAGTTGACACCCAGAGGTCCGctgaagaggaagagggaagagaaCAAGATCCCGTCCACACCTGTCAATGGCTCCATGGAGGACGATG AGTCCCCTGGCAAGAAGACTAAGTCAGAGATTGGAGTGGCAGGGGATGGCAGTTGTGATGAGGATAAGATGGATGTCCAGGAGACCACTGGGGATGAAGATCTGGACTCTGAGCAGAACGAGGACCAGGAGATGAGTGCAGAGGAAGACTCCTCCCATCACAATGTCACACAGCATAAAC GTCCCTTTGATAAAACTTTGATGGGGAAAATGAATGTGAACGTACCGAAGACGGTCGGTGTTGGCTCCCAAGAGATTGTAGATCCCAGGTTGTACCTACTGAGTCGCAGTTCCATTCACACAACCGAGGAGCTGAAAACAGATCTATTCAAAACCAAGAGAA TGGAAACGTCAAGAAGAGCTGCATCTGGTACCAAGCCTGCAACCCAACTCAGACCCCTGGAGAACCGACCAGAGGTTCTGACTTACAAGACTAGTAGCATGGCGGAGTACAGGGAGAAGATGCAGAGGAAAGACAAAATAACTG GATTGCCCAGCGCTAACCATCATAGCATGAGAAGTTACCCTACCTCTGAAGAGTCCTACACATCGAGCTGTCGGGTGAACAATATTCCTACTCGAAAACAAACTACCAAACTCAGAAAACAAG ATATTAAGAAAtcagctgttatcaaggcaattCCTGGGAAAGCTTTTGGGG GGTGCATGTGGAAACTGTGTCAGGCTCTGGTGCTGCTTGTCTCTGGAGTTCTGGGCCTCCTGGCCTACCAGCACCTCCCACTGCCCCGCAGGCCTTCAGGGGGTGGAGACCATCCAGCCTGGCCTGTGAGAGAGGGGAAGTTTGTTTCTCAGTTATCTGCTCTGGAGGCCCTGTTCCCCGGGCAGCGCTCTGAGCTGTGGAGGAGGAGCAGGATCCACCTGGAGAGGCACCTCCAGACGGCCCGGCCCACGGAGCCAGTCAGCCTGATGCTGACAGCAGGCCGCAGGGGGGAGAAGACGCTGCACTGCCTTGCTCTGCGTCTGGCCTCCGCCTTCTCCTCTGCCCTCAACGCCTCCTCcgtccacatcgacggggccagCAAGTCTGGCCAGGACAGCGACCAGGTCAAGCTGGACATCGACACCCAGCTGGGGAGAGCCTTCGAGGGGGACCAGCCTGTAGCCGTCATCCACCGCTTTGAGGAGCTGCCCCCGGGTTCCACGATCATATTCTACCGCTACTGTGACCACGAGAATGCAGCCTACAAAGAGGTGTTCCTGCTCTTCACTGTGCTGCTGCCTGAGGAGGATTTGGGGAAGGAGCTCAGTCTGaatgaggtggaggagagggtccAGGATTATATTACGGACACCTTTGTGGAAAGTAACAGCTCAGACAAGCCTGGCTCCTTTAATCAGATGGACCGGGACAAGCTGAGTGGACTATGGAGCCGTATCTCCCACCTGGTCCTGCCGGTGGCAGTAGAGGAGAGCATAGAGCAGGGAGGATGCATGGACTGA
- the LOC115158834 gene encoding uncharacterized protein LOC115158834 isoform X1, with amino-acid sequence MEYLQSYHCLLCYFLLALRDPALCAKEITVSPDKPIVKLGDAVTLICETTCPQGKLRWMELDESDVLQNTTNNRRYLHIAAVQLNHEGKYTCTAEKCRQQKKETIQLRVYSFPVPVLSTVPENPVSGQPFEVKCTLTKVYHRDDDNVEMRLFHLDKLETEHSKNCTDDRFCDHTCSSKNQTGTSKTDYQCETNLTIAPHSFTEKARLTIHFQVKPMEAPTSEHINEESEGQGDAGDVYNNPRSTATSPEQMGSQTSEPVNTEGEGQGDAGDVYNNPRSTATSPEQMGSQTSEPVNTEGEGQGDAGDVYNNPRSTATSPEQMGSQTSEPVNTEGEGQAVEASSSTTTSMVALGSTVGSLSILCLLAYLIKWRKRKSSPSGPENHPDGC; translated from the exons ATGGAGTACCTGCAATCTTATCACTGTTTACTCTGCTACTTTCTGCTGGCTCTTAGAG ATCCTGCACTCTGTGCTAAAGAGATCACTGTTAGCCCAGACAAACCCATTGTCAAGCTGGGAGATGCTGTGACCTTGATCTGTGAGACAACTTGTCCCCAAGGCAAACTACGCTGGATGGAACTAGACGAGAGCGATGTCCTTCAGAATACCACAAACAACAGAAGGTATCTACATATTGCAGCTGTACAGCTGAATCACGAGGGAAAGTATACCTGCACAGCAGAAAAATGTAGACAACAGAAGAAGGAAACAATCCAGCTCAGAGTTTACT CTTTCCCGGTGCCTGTCCTGTCCACAGTGCCAGAGAACCCTGTCTCTGGTCAACCTTTTGAGGTGAAATGTACACTGACAAAAGTTTACCACAGAGATGATGACAACGTTGAGATGCGTCTCTTCCACCTTGACAAGCTTGAAACAGAACACTCCAAAAACTGTACTGATGACAGATTTTGTGATCACACGTGTTCTTCTAAGAATCAGACGGGCACTAGCAAAACAGATTATCAGTGTGAAACCAATCTTACTATTGCCCCTCACAGCTTTACTGAAAAGGCTCGTCTTACCATACATTTCCAGG TTAAACCCATGGAAGCACCAACGTCAGAACATATAAATGAGGAAAGCGAAGGTCAAG GTGATGCTGGTGATGTCTATAATAATCCCAGAAGCACTGCCACGTCTC CTGAACAGATGGGATCACAAACGTCAGAACCTGTCAACACGGAAGGCGAAGGTCAAG GTGATGCTGGTGATGTCTATAATAATCCCAGAAGCACTGCCACGTCTC CTGAACAGATGGGATCACAAACGTCAGAACCTGTCAACACGGAAGGCGAAGGTCAAG GTGATGCTGGTGATGTCTATAATAATCCCAGAAGCACTGCCACGTCTC CTGAACAGATGGGATCACAAACGTCAGAACCTGTCAACACGGAAGGCGAAGGTCAAG CAGTGGAGGCCTCCAGCTCCACCACCACGTCCATGGTTGCACTGGGCTCCACAGTGGGATCCCTATCCATTCTCTGCTTGCTGGCTTACCTGATCAAATGGAGGAAACGCAAGTCATCCCCCAGTGGTCCCGAGAACCATCCTGATGGCTGCTGA
- the LOC115158834 gene encoding uncharacterized protein LOC115158834 isoform X2 gives MEYLQSYHCLLCYFLLALRDPALCAKEITVSPDKPIVKLGDAVTLICETTCPQGKLRWMELDESDVLQNTTNNRRYLHIAAVQLNHEGKYTCTAEKCRQQKKETIQLRVYSFPVPVLSTVPENPVSGQPFEVKCTLTKVYHRDDDNVEMRLFHLDKLETEHSKNCTDDRFCDHTCSSKNQTGTSKTDYQCETNLTIAPHSFTEKARLTIHFQVKPMEAPTSEHINEESEGQGDAGDVYNNPRSTATSPEQMGSQTSEPVNTEGEGQGDAGDVYNNPRSTATSPEQMGSQTSEPVNTEGEGQGDAGDVYNNPRSTATSPEQMGSQTSEPVNTEGEGQVEASSSTTTSMVALGSTVGSLSILCLLAYLIKWRKRKSSPSGPENHPDGC, from the exons ATGGAGTACCTGCAATCTTATCACTGTTTACTCTGCTACTTTCTGCTGGCTCTTAGAG ATCCTGCACTCTGTGCTAAAGAGATCACTGTTAGCCCAGACAAACCCATTGTCAAGCTGGGAGATGCTGTGACCTTGATCTGTGAGACAACTTGTCCCCAAGGCAAACTACGCTGGATGGAACTAGACGAGAGCGATGTCCTTCAGAATACCACAAACAACAGAAGGTATCTACATATTGCAGCTGTACAGCTGAATCACGAGGGAAAGTATACCTGCACAGCAGAAAAATGTAGACAACAGAAGAAGGAAACAATCCAGCTCAGAGTTTACT CTTTCCCGGTGCCTGTCCTGTCCACAGTGCCAGAGAACCCTGTCTCTGGTCAACCTTTTGAGGTGAAATGTACACTGACAAAAGTTTACCACAGAGATGATGACAACGTTGAGATGCGTCTCTTCCACCTTGACAAGCTTGAAACAGAACACTCCAAAAACTGTACTGATGACAGATTTTGTGATCACACGTGTTCTTCTAAGAATCAGACGGGCACTAGCAAAACAGATTATCAGTGTGAAACCAATCTTACTATTGCCCCTCACAGCTTTACTGAAAAGGCTCGTCTTACCATACATTTCCAGG TTAAACCCATGGAAGCACCAACGTCAGAACATATAAATGAGGAAAGCGAAGGTCAAG GTGATGCTGGTGATGTCTATAATAATCCCAGAAGCACTGCCACGTCTC CTGAACAGATGGGATCACAAACGTCAGAACCTGTCAACACGGAAGGCGAAGGTCAAG GTGATGCTGGTGATGTCTATAATAATCCCAGAAGCACTGCCACGTCTC CTGAACAGATGGGATCACAAACGTCAGAACCTGTCAACACGGAAGGCGAAGGTCAAG GTGATGCTGGTGATGTCTATAATAATCCCAGAAGCACTGCCACGTCTC CTGAACAGATGGGATCACAAACGTCAGAACCTGTCAACACGGAAGGCGAAGGTCAAG TGGAGGCCTCCAGCTCCACCACCACGTCCATGGTTGCACTGGGCTCCACAGTGGGATCCCTATCCATTCTCTGCTTGCTGGCTTACCTGATCAAATGGAGGAAACGCAAGTCATCCCCCAGTGGTCCCGAGAACCATCCTGATGGCTGCTGA
- the LOC115158836 gene encoding torsin-1A-interacting protein 2 isoform X1 — MDPEILQNNSAQPARRSTRQSMKAVTLELTPRGPLKRKREENKIPSTPVNGSMEDDESPGKKTKSEIGVAGDGSCDEDKMDVQETTGDEDLDSEQNEDQEMSAEEDSSHHNVTQHKRPFDKTLMGKMNVNVPKTVGVGSQEIVDPRLYLLSRSSIHTTEELKTDLFKTKRMETSRRAASGTKPATQLRPLENRPEVLTYKTSSMAEYREKMQRKDKITGLPSANHHSMRSYPTSEESYTSSCRVNNIPTRKQTTKLRKQDIKKSAVIKAIPGKAFGGCMWKLCQALVLLVSGVLGLLAYQHLPLPRRPSGGGDHPAWPVREGKFVSQLSALEALFPGQRSELWRRSRIHLERHLQTARPTEPVSLMLTAGRRGEKTLHCLALRLASAFSSALNASSVHIDGASKSGQDSDQVKLDIDTQLGRAFEGDQPVAVIHRFEELPPGSTIIFYRYCDHENAAYKEVFLLFTVLLPEEDLGKELSLNEVEERVQDYITDTFVESNSSDKPGSFNQMDRDKLSGLWSRISHLVLPVAVEESIEQGGCMD; from the exons ATGGATCCTGAGATTTTACAAAACAACTCTGCTCAACCAGCGAGGAGGTCGACAAGACAATCGATGAAAG CAGTTACTTTAGAGTTGACACCCAGAGGTCCGctgaagaggaagagggaagagaaCAAGATCCCGTCCACACCTGTCAATGGCTCCATGGAGGACGATG AGTCCCCTGGCAAGAAGACTAAGTCAGAGATTGGAGTGGCAGGGGATGGCAGTTGTGATGAGGATAAGATGGATGTCCAGGAGACCACTGGGGATGAAGATCTGGACTCTGAGCAGAACGAGGACCAGGAGATGAGTGCAGAGGAAGACTCCTCCCATCACAATGTCACACAGCATAAAC GTCCCTTTGATAAAACTTTGATGGGGAAAATGAATGTGAACGTACCGAAGACGGTCGGTGTTGGCTCCCAAGAGATTGTAGATCCCAGGTTGTACCTACTGAGTCGCAGTTCCATTCACACAACCGAGGAGCTGAAAACAGATCTATTCAAAACCAAGAGAA TGGAAACGTCAAGAAGAGCTGCATCTGGTACCAAGCCTGCAACCCAACTCAGACCCCTGGAGAACCGACCAGAGGTTCTGACTTACAAGACTAGTAGCATGGCGGAGTACAGGGAGAAGATGCAGAGGAAAGACAAAATAACTG GATTGCCCAGCGCTAACCATCATAGCATGAGAAGTTACCCTACCTCTGAAGAGTCCTACACATCGAGCTGTCGGGTGAACAATATTCCTACTCGAAAACAAACTACCAAACTCAGAAAACAAG ATATTAAGAAAtcagctgttatcaaggcaattCCTGGGAAAGCTTTTGGGG GGTGCATGTGGAAACTGTGTCAGGCTCTGGTGCTGCTTGTCTCTGGAGTTCTGGGCCTCCTGGCCTACCAGCACCTCCCACTGCCCCGCAGGCCTTCAGGGGGTGGAGACCATCCAGCCTGGCCTGTGAGAGAGGGGAAGTTTGTTTCTCAGTTATCTGCTCTGGAGGCCCTGTTCCCCGGGCAGCGCTCTGAGCTGTGGAGGAGGAGCAGGATCCACCTGGAGAGGCACCTCCAGACGGCCCGGCCCACGGAGCCAGTCAGCCTGATGCTGACAGCAGGCCGCAGGGGGGAGAAGACGCTGCACTGCCTTGCTCTGCGTCTGGCCTCCGCCTTCTCCTCTGCCCTCAACGCCTCCTCcgtccacatcgacggggccagCAAGTCTGGCCAGGACAGCGACCAGGTCAAGCTGGACATCGACACCCAGCTGGGGAGAGCCTTCGAGGGGGACCAGCCTGTAGCCGTCATCCACCGCTTTGAGGAGCTGCCCCCGGGTTCCACGATCATATTCTACCGCTACTGTGACCACGAGAATGCAGCCTACAAAGAGGTGTTCCTGCTCTTCACTGTGCTGCTGCCTGAGGAGGATTTGGGGAAGGAGCTCAGTCTGaatgaggtggaggagagggtccAGGATTATATTACGGACACCTTTGTGGAAAGTAACAGCTCAGACAAGCCTGGCTCCTTTAATCAGATGGACCGGGACAAGCTGAGTGGACTATGGAGCCGTATCTCCCACCTGGTCCTGCCGGTGGCAGTAGAGGAGAGCATAGAGCAGGGAGGATGCATGGACTGA
- the LOC115158834 gene encoding uncharacterized protein LOC115158834 isoform X3: MEYLQSYHCLLCYFLLALRDPALCAKEITVSPDKPIVKLGDAVTLICETTCPQGKLRWMELDESDVLQNTTNNRRYLHIAAVQLNHEGKYTCTAEKCRQQKKETIQLRVYSFPVPVLSTVPENPVSGQPFEVKCTLTKVYHRDDDNVEMRLFHLDKLETEHSKNCTDDRFCDHTCSSKNQTGTSKTDYQCETNLTIAPHSFTEKARLTIHFQGDAGDVYNNPRSTATSPEQMGSQTSEPVNTEGEGQGDAGDVYNNPRSTATSPEQMGSQTSEPVNTEGEGQGDAGDVYNNPRSTATSPEQMGSQTSEPVNTEGEGQAVEASSSTTTSMVALGSTVGSLSILCLLAYLIKWRKRKSSPSGPENHPDGC, encoded by the exons ATGGAGTACCTGCAATCTTATCACTGTTTACTCTGCTACTTTCTGCTGGCTCTTAGAG ATCCTGCACTCTGTGCTAAAGAGATCACTGTTAGCCCAGACAAACCCATTGTCAAGCTGGGAGATGCTGTGACCTTGATCTGTGAGACAACTTGTCCCCAAGGCAAACTACGCTGGATGGAACTAGACGAGAGCGATGTCCTTCAGAATACCACAAACAACAGAAGGTATCTACATATTGCAGCTGTACAGCTGAATCACGAGGGAAAGTATACCTGCACAGCAGAAAAATGTAGACAACAGAAGAAGGAAACAATCCAGCTCAGAGTTTACT CTTTCCCGGTGCCTGTCCTGTCCACAGTGCCAGAGAACCCTGTCTCTGGTCAACCTTTTGAGGTGAAATGTACACTGACAAAAGTTTACCACAGAGATGATGACAACGTTGAGATGCGTCTCTTCCACCTTGACAAGCTTGAAACAGAACACTCCAAAAACTGTACTGATGACAGATTTTGTGATCACACGTGTTCTTCTAAGAATCAGACGGGCACTAGCAAAACAGATTATCAGTGTGAAACCAATCTTACTATTGCCCCTCACAGCTTTACTGAAAAGGCTCGTCTTACCATACATTTCCAGG GTGATGCTGGTGATGTCTATAATAATCCCAGAAGCACTGCCACGTCTC CTGAACAGATGGGATCACAAACGTCAGAACCTGTCAACACGGAAGGCGAAGGTCAAG GTGATGCTGGTGATGTCTATAATAATCCCAGAAGCACTGCCACGTCTC CTGAACAGATGGGATCACAAACGTCAGAACCTGTCAACACGGAAGGCGAAGGTCAAG GTGATGCTGGTGATGTCTATAATAATCCCAGAAGCACTGCCACGTCTC CTGAACAGATGGGATCACAAACGTCAGAACCTGTCAACACGGAAGGCGAAGGTCAAG CAGTGGAGGCCTCCAGCTCCACCACCACGTCCATGGTTGCACTGGGCTCCACAGTGGGATCCCTATCCATTCTCTGCTTGCTGGCTTACCTGATCAAATGGAGGAAACGCAAGTCATCCCCCAGTGGTCCCGAGAACCATCCTGATGGCTGCTGA